The Numenius arquata unplaced genomic scaffold, bNumArq3.hap1.1 HAP1_SCAFFOLD_1768, whole genome shotgun sequence genome includes the window ccatggggggggggggggctatgggggtcTATGGGGGCGTGTCTCTCCTTATAGAtgctataggggatgggggggggcagccTGGGGCTATAGGGGAATGGGGGATGCTAtaggggaaggggagagctgtAGGGGAAAACAGGGGGGAGCCTataggggaaggggggggggctataggggaaaACAGGAGGGAGCTATAGGGGAAGGGAGGAGCTATAGGGGAAGGGAGGAGCTATAGGGGAAGGGGAGGCTATAGGGGAAAACAGGAGGGAGCCTATAGGGAAAGGGGGGGGCTGTAGGGGaagggggggctataggggaaaACAGGAGGGAGCCTatagggaaagggggggggctgTAGGGGACGGGGGGAGGCTATAGGGGAAAACAGGGAGGTGCCTataggggaagggggggaggtataggggaaggggagaggctaTAGGGGAAGGGGGAAGCTCTAGGGGAAAACAGGGGACCCCATAGGGGATGCACGGAGGCTATAGTGGAAAATGGGATTCTATGTGTGACTGCAGGAGCCTATAGGGGATAGGGGGAggctataggggatggggggatCTATAGGGGATAGGGGGAggctataggggatggggggatCTATAGGGGACAGGGTGATCTATAGGGGATAGGGGGAGGCTATAGGGGAATGTGAGGGGTCTGTAGGGGCAGGGGGAGTCTATAGGGGCCAGGGAATCCATAGGGAACCAGGGAATCCATAGGGAACCAGGGAATCCATAGGTGAACAGCAGCTTTATGGAGAACCCCCCTTCCTTCCACGACGCAGcaccaggggaggggggggggggggagcagccggggggcggggccagcccGGGGGGCGTGGTCTGTGcccggggggcggggcctgcccgaggggcgggggtgggtggGACCAAGCAAGGGAGAGCGCTCAGAGGGGCGGGGGCTTCtccggggggcggggccagcggctCGAAGGGGGCGTGGTCAGTGCTTCACCGAGGGGGCTGCTGCCCCAAAGGGGCGGGGCGTTCTTTCAAAGGGGGGCGTGGTCTGTGCCCCCTTGGGGGCGTGGCCAGCACTCCAAGGGATCCTGGCTTAGGTCCCCCTGGGAGTGGGGGCGTGGCCTAAAAGGGGGCGCGGCCCAAGGGGGGGGGCGGAGTTTGTGATGGGGGCGTGTTCGCCATcccgagggggcgtggcctgtaAGCACGCCCcctggcggtggggggggggtgtgtgggggtgtgtgtatttaACTCCCATAGCGGCCGtatccctgcccccccccccccaaggggggTGCCCCCCCTCGAGTGGGCGTGTCCCTGCCCCAAGGGGGGGGGCGTGGCTTTTACCCCCAGGGGGCGTGGTCTGTAAGCCTGGTGTTTAATTCCCACGCCGGCCATCCCCCTACCCCAAAGGGGGCCgtgccctgaccccccccccccccacgccaccccaccccatcccaccccccccccaaaaataaccTCCAGTGGGCGTGTCCCTAAGGGGGCGGGGCCAGCCGGGGGGCGGGGTTAGCcaggcggggaggcgggggggcggcgcgTGGCGGCGGCCGCCTTGCGGGCCAGTTTGGcgaggagggggctgtgggggtggcGCTGGCGGAGGTGGGCCAGGTGGGCGTCCTGGCTCTCGGCCGTGCCCCCGCACTCCTCGCAGACGTAGAGCTTGGCCCGACGCTCCTTGTAGGCGTAACGTTGGGCCACCCCGTGGATCTTCTTCAGGTGGGACTCCAGGGAGCAGCGCTGCGTGAAGGCCTTCTCGCACAGGCTGCACTTGTAGGGGCGCACgccttttggggaggggggggggggttggggggggaaaggggggttaGGGGACACCCCGTGTTGGCCCTGTCCTCATCTgcatccctgtctccatccccatcccatccctctcctgtccccatcctATCCCTGACTTCATTCCCATCCCTGTCCCGTTCTCAttccatccttgtccccatcccatcacatccctgtctccatccccgtccccatccctgtcctgtccccatccccatcccatcattgtcctccatccctgtccccatcccaatccccaccctgtccctgtcctcatctgcatccctgtctccatcccatccctgtcctgttCCCATTCTCATCCCAGTCCCatcacatccctgtccccatcccatttccTCCCATTCTCAACCCTgtccctatccccatcccatcccatcccatcccatcccatccccatccttgtcctccatccctgtccccatcctgtccccatccaATCCCCATCGtatctctgtccccatccccattccatctccatccccatcccatccccatcgcatccccctcccatcccatccccatccccatcccagtccccaccAGTATGGGTGCGGACGTGCCGCTTGAGGTCGAAGGTGTCGTTGAAGCCCTTCCCGCAGTAGGGACAGAGGTGCCGTTTCACCTCGCTGTGACACTTCAGGTGCCGGTTCAGCATCCGCTGGAACCCGAAACTCTTCTGGCACACGGGGCAGGAGAAGAGCTCCgtccccccggggacccccccggggacgGGGAcccccaccgggacccccccagggatggggatgcccGGGGGAATGGGGGCACCCATGGGGCCTGATGGTACCTGccaagagatggggagggaggggttaACTTggggtccgtcccccccccgtcatggggacccccccagcttGGAGACACCCCCGgtcatggggacacccccccccccccccagcttgggCACCCCAGTTATGGAGTCCCCCTGGTCATGGGGACCCCCCGGCATCAGGGACAcccccaccttctccccagcCACAGGGAAACCCATTTGGGGACCTCCCAATCAGGGGGACCCCCCCAGCCATACAGCCCTCTGGTCATGGGGGACACCCCCagcttggggacccccccagtcaTGAGGACCCCCCACCTTTGAGACCGCCAGCcacagggacaccccctccccagcttggGGACACCCCATTAAAGGGGAACACTCCATCTTGGGGACCCCCAGGAacaagaacccccccccccagtttagGGACGCTTCCCAATTtagagacacaccccccccccccaggccctgggacACCCCTGGGACACCCCAACATGGTGACACCCAGGTCACAGCACCCCTCTCCAGGGGACCCCCCACATTTGGGACCCCCCACATttaggacacacacacacacaccccttacCTTGCTTTTGGGGTGCAGGAAGGGGCcgtggggggcgcggggggcctgggggggcaGCATCATGTcgaggggggacacaggggacgcGGGCGCCTCCCCCACCGCTGGCTCGGGGTCCCTGCGCagggggcagccccccagacaaactggggagggggggggacacagtggtTGGGGAGGTCCTGCACCCCCAAATACCACACCCCCTCGATGAGCACCCCACAAGGGGATGCCCCCTAATGCCCCCCCCCAaatgtgaccccccccccccaatggggacacccccccccccaatggcACTCCCAGTAGACCCTGTGTAatgggacacccccctcccctccccccagtgGAGACCACCCACAATGTGACCCCCAAAAAAAGGCAcccccccaatgtcaccccccccaccccgtatgACCCCCTCAGTGTCACATCCCCCCCAGTATGACCCCCCCCCAATATAACCCCCTCATGTCACCCCCCAATGGGGACCTCCCCaaatgtgcccccccccccaataaaaccCCCAAATGGGGTTGCCCACCaatatgcccccccccccctaatttggcacacccccccccaagcaaGGACCCCCCCCGAaaacccagggcaggaggagggggggcccctccccccacccacccccgccTTTTCGGGGTTCCTCCGACCGGTCGAGCGGCTCCGGCCGCGACACCCCAAATTACGGGTTTCCGGCGGGTGTCGCCCGCgtgggccccgggggggggtggggggggtgggggggggggggacgacggacgccaccaccccccttcccccaccccccccccagggcctgGCGgtgacccaggcgtccgggcggATCCAGGCACCCCCCAGGGCCCTGCATCCCCCCGAGGCACCCGGGCACCCCAATATTCCCCAAGCGACCCAGGCGTCCtggcaccccaaccccccccaaaaagggacgcAGGCATCCgggcaccccaacccccccaaaaagggacgcAAGTGTCCtggcaccccacatcccccccaagggacccaggcatcccgGCACCCCAATATCCCCCAAGAGACACAGGTGTCTGGGCACCCtgtccccccaaaaagggacccaggcgtcctggcaccccacacatccccctgGGGGTCCCGGGcaccctaaccccccccaaaaagggacccaggcgtcctggcaccccacacatccccctgGGGGGTCCCGGGCACcctaacccccccaaaaagggacccaggagtcctggcaccccacacatccccctgGGGGTCCCGGGCACcctaacccccccaaaaagggacccaggcgtcctggcaccccacacatccccctgGGGGTCCCGGGCACcctaacccccccaaaaagggacccaggcgtcctggcaccccacacatccccctgGGGGGTCCCGGGCACcctaacccccccaaaaagggacccaggcgtcctggCACCCCACACATCCTCCTGGGGAACCCAGGTGTCCGGGCACCCCGACCCCCAAAACGGGGCCCAGGCATCTGGgtgggaccgggggggggggggggggggcgggaggggggggggccctgaCGGGCGGCGGCAGCGTGGCTCCAGCCCCACCCGGGCGGGGCCGTACCCCGACTCTGTCATTAAGGGGGTTAATCAccacccggacgcctgggtccccccccggggggcaggtgggggggggtgggggggtggaggggacagaGGTAAAACAGGGctcccccggacgcctgggtcccctgggggtagtatggggtgtgggggggtgtgggggagctgccccagacgcctgggtccccccaagacacctgggtcccccccccggaTGTCTAggtccccccaaaaaacctgggTCCCCCTGAACATCTGAATCCCCCCATAactcctgcccctcccccccagagtcctgggtccccccccgaaatcctgggtcccccccggatgcctgggtccccccaagcACCTGGGTCCCACAataactcctgggtccccccataaCTCTTGGGTCCCCCCCCAGATGCCGTGGTCCCCCCTGAACTCCTGTCTCTCCCCCCGTAACTCCTGGGTCTCCCCTGGGTGCcagggtcccccccaaacccctgggtccccccaaacctctgggtcccccccaaacccctgggtcccccccagactCCTTGGTCCCCCCAATACCTGACTCCTCCCAAATGCCAGGatccccccagatgcctgggtccccctggACTCCTGcgtccccccaaaaaaagctggATCCCCCCTGGATGCCTGGGTGTCCCCAAAAACCTGGGTCCCCcacggacacctgggtccctcaaACACCTGCGTCCCCCCATAACTCCTGGATCTTCCCAGAGTTCTGGGTCCCCCcttggatgcctgggtccccccaaacacctgggtctcCCCATAACTCCTgggttcccctccccccccccccccaagatcccTGGGTCCCCCCCGTGCTCCCCCCCGATCACCTACTGGGGACGTAGATCTCCGCCCGCTGCTCATCCGGGAGCTCGCTCCAGTTGCGCTTGGCCGTGGCCACGCACGGCTTCTTCACCAGGAAGGCACGGGGCATGGCGGCCCCCCCGATCCCCGATCCCCGATCCCCCGAGGGATCCCCCCGACCGCGCTCTGGCCCCGATCCCGACCGGCTCCAACAACCCTCGACCCAGCCGGCACCGGATCACCGATTCCTGGTGGGTATCGATGCCGGATTTCCAGGTCCcggggtcggtgtcggtgccggATCCCAAACCCTCGGTCAGTTTTGGTGCTGGATCCCAGATCCCGGGTCAGTTTTGAGGGCAGAACACGAGGATTTGGTCAATATCGGCACCGGATCCCAGATCTCTGGTCAGTTTCAGCACTAGATCCCCAGATCCCCGGTCAGTTTTGGTGCTGGATCCCAGATCCCGGGGTCAGTTTTGGTGCCAGAACACAAGGATTTGGTCAATATCAGCGTTGGATCCCAGATCCCCGGTCGGTTTCGGCGTCGGATCCCCAAGCTCTGGTCAGTTTCGGGGCCAGATCACTGGTATTTGGTCAATTTCAACGCCGGATCCCAGATCCCAGGTCAGTTTCAGCACAAGATCCCCAGATTCTTTGTCCGTTTTGGTGCTGGATCCCAGATCCCGGCTCAGGTTTGGTGCCAGATCACACGGATTCGGTCAATTTCAGCACCAGATCCCTGATCTCCGGTCGGTTTCGGTGTCAGATCGAAGGGATTCGGTCAATTTCAGCACGGGATCCCAGATCCCTGCTCAGTTTCAGCTCCAGATCCCGGGTATTGAGTCCGTTTCGGTGCCAGATCCCAGATCCTTGATGGGCTTTTGGGCTCAAACTGCAGGTATTTGGGGAGGTTCGGCGCTGGATCCTGGATCCCTGGTCAGTTTCCGTAGTAGATCCCGGATCCCTGGTCAATTTCAATGACAGATCCCAGATCCTCGGTCAATTTCCGTCCCGGATCACAAATACTTCATCAGTTTTGGTGCCAGATCCCGGATTTTCAGTCGATTCCGATGCCGGATCCCGGATCCCTCGATGGATCCCAGGTCGATCCCGTCACCGGATCCGGCACCTTCAGTCCATCCCAGCACCCGATCCCGGTGCCGGCGTCAGCCTCGTGGCACCAAGACCCGGTGTCACCGTCACTGCGCTGTCACCGAGACCCGGTGTCACCAAAACCCAGCGTCACCGAGACCCAGCGTCACCAAAACCTGGTGTCGCCGAGATCCGGTGTCACCGAGACCCGCTGTCAGCAAAACCGGCGTCACCGTTGCTCAACGTCAACCGAAACCCGGCGGTGTCACCGTCACCGAGCCATACGCCGCCACCTCAACACCACCCTCCGTCGCCGGTTACACGCCGCCGGTTGTTGTCGGTGAGGCCGGTTGTCGGCGGCTGAGCATCACCGGTTGTGCGGTGCCGGTTGTATGTGCCGTGTCAAGCGGTGCTGTGCCGGCTGTGCTGTGCCAGTTGTGGCGTGACAAGTGGTGCCGGTTGTGCCGCGGCGGTTGTGGCGCGCGGTGCCGGCTGCGCGTCGTCGACTGTCCCGCCCCGGGAGGTGTTGCCGGGACCGGCGGGACCGGTTGTGCCGGGGCCAGTGTCGGAGCCGGTCGGTCGGGCGCCACGTTGGGAAATAACGGGGAGCCCCCGCCCCGGCCTGGGGACGCGAGGGGACGCGGGGACATCGGTGTAGGGATgcggggacatgaggggacatgaggggacatggggtggtggggacgtggggacgtggtgggatggGGCTCATGGGGACACGGACATAAGGACATCGATGTGGGGACgtgaggggacatggggtgatggggaggtgaggggacatggggtgatggggacatggtGACGTGGTGAAGCTGGcacatggggacgtggggacgtggtgggatggGGCTCATGGGGACACGGACATGGGGACGTGGAGACACTGATGTGGGGATGtgaaggacatggggacatcaggggacatggAGTGATGGGACATGGGGATGCGAGGACGCCAATGTGGGGACATGAggtgatggggacacagggacaccggTGTGAGGACATGGTGACAGGGGCCATGGTGGGATGGGGCTCATGGGGACATGGACGTGGGGCCATGGGGACATTGATGTGGGGACACAGAAGACGTGGGGACGTGTAGGACATGGGGACATGAAGGGACAAGGGGACATtgggatgtggggacaccagCATGAGGACGTAGGGACAGGGACCATAGTGGGATGGGGCATATGGTGACAtggatggggggacacggggatgtggggacacggggatgtggggacatgaggggacacggggtgatggggacatggggacacggggacatggggacattgggacGTAGAAACATGGGGGGCTGGGGCgtatggggacgtggggatgtgggggacacggAGGGCATGGGGACGTTGGGCTGAGGGGACATCACAGGGAGGTGGAGaggtggggacatgggatggggggacagagggtcatggggacattgggatggggtgatgggggggggacatgaggggacagggggtgatggggacatggaggaggACGATCGgtgatggggacagaggggacacggggacccccttccctcctcccccgtccccctcccgtcttgtccccgtccccctccctgggggcagggcCAGGGCCcacccagatgcctgggtccccgcccaggtgtccccccccctcctcccctccccccccccgggggggaccCCCAGGCCCCAGCGGGACGCGGGGACGCCCGGGAGGTGCCGGAGGAACCGGT containing:
- the OVOL1 gene encoding putative transcription factor Ovo-like 1, encoding MPRAFLVKKPCVATAKRNWSELPDEQRAEIYVPICLGGCPLRRDPEPAVGEAPASPVSPLDMMLPPQAPRAPHGPFLHPKSKVPSGPMGAPIPPGIPIPGGVPVGVPVPGGVPGGTELFSCPVCQKSFGFQRMLNRHLKCHSEVKRHLCPYCGKGFNDTFDLKRHVRTHTGVRPYKCSLCEKAFTQRCSLESHLKKIHGVAQRYAYKERRAKLYVCEECGGTAESQDAHLAHLRQRHPHSPLLAKLARKAAAATRRPPASPPG